Proteins found in one Agaribacterium sp. ZY112 genomic segment:
- a CDS encoding class I SAM-dependent methyltransferase — protein sequence MKKEYVALVGLSALLSFGNPVVAQDWSLNEFQKEVQMVMDMPHRTDEDRARDNNRNPVSALDFIGLKPDMKVLEFGPGDGWYTKILGPLLKDKGELYIAYRKEWLDFLDPLLKEKPLASVKKLPVDINWSNESMSFIFGRFELPVRDVDMLLCIREYHNFSGGDRMVFNKQAFKALKPGGRYVVIDHTRRHMQKDTYENYRREDPVDVILEAQAAGFVLDKSSDMFYRADDELRYEVGRKTVAGNTDRFTLVFKKPI from the coding sequence ATGAAAAAAGAGTATGTTGCTTTGGTCGGATTAAGTGCTTTGCTATCTTTTGGTAACCCTGTAGTCGCTCAAGATTGGTCTCTAAATGAGTTTCAAAAAGAAGTTCAGATGGTTATGGATATGCCTCATCGAACGGATGAGGATAGGGCGCGAGATAATAATAGAAATCCCGTTTCTGCGCTTGACTTTATAGGTTTGAAACCCGATATGAAGGTGCTTGAATTTGGCCCGGGTGATGGCTGGTATACAAAAATACTAGGTCCTCTTTTGAAGGATAAAGGAGAACTTTATATTGCGTATAGGAAAGAATGGTTGGATTTTTTAGATCCGTTACTCAAAGAAAAGCCATTGGCATCGGTAAAAAAACTTCCTGTTGATATTAATTGGAGTAATGAGTCCATGAGTTTTATCTTTGGGCGTTTTGAGTTACCGGTTAGAGATGTTGATATGCTCTTATGTATTCGGGAATACCATAACTTTTCGGGTGGGGACCGTATGGTTTTTAATAAGCAGGCTTTTAAGGCCTTAAAGCCAGGTGGTCGCTATGTTGTTATTGATCATACCCGTCGACATATGCAAAAAGATACATATGAAAACTATCGCCGTGAAGACCCAGTGGATGTCATTCTGGAAGCCCAAGCCGCAGGTTTTGTTTTAGATAAGAGCTCAGACATGTTTTACCGAGCGGATGATGAGCTTCGTTATGAAGTCGGTAGGAAAACGGTGGCAGGTAATACGGATCGTTTTACCTTGGTGTTTAAGAAACCTATCTGA
- a CDS encoding MATE family efflux transporter: MDYLEQLEKHNWILTDRAVRVISSLSLTLLPAILTLLLLDCFDSYLISRFYPELLLAQGFTVPVSHFLFSLNVCLSIAVVACVSKAVGEKDFDKSRYLISHSLLISAFFALFVSLFLFSVNDRLFDGLGLSSLELSALKRTDTREQITSYMFLRYLAFIPSLLSLTAISVFRAVAQVKLASVLLCVWALLSMSLDYLLVLGFELGPFKQEAMALVGVGWGHLISNTFICVVCFYLLLRKKYLVFSVRNFGSNIRAVSYVALPSFLTNVSLPLVLSVLTALAARSGASSVASFGLVSRLEPFLLIVPMVFSVALPVFVGQNWAAGLKARTINVVLSCLHFVLWLQLGLAFVLYLFSYQLSEQFGTELDVQVLVRCYLISVPVSLCGLGVAIVSSSVLNAMGHSFSAFLLSIVRVFFCVLPSSLAGYYLADMPGLYAGIAFGYMLSGLVSYCFMKKIMIVTREDKELSFYKFAL; this comes from the coding sequence ATGGACTATCTTGAGCAACTAGAAAAGCATAACTGGATTTTAACCGATAGAGCTGTAAGGGTAATAAGCTCCTTGAGTTTGACTTTGCTTCCAGCGATTTTGACCCTGTTATTATTAGATTGTTTTGATAGTTATCTTATATCTCGTTTTTATCCTGAGTTGTTGCTTGCACAAGGTTTTACTGTACCTGTTAGTCATTTTCTTTTTTCCTTAAATGTATGTTTGAGTATTGCTGTTGTTGCATGTGTAAGTAAGGCTGTGGGAGAGAAAGACTTTGATAAAAGCAGGTATTTGATTAGCCATTCTCTGTTGATCTCTGCTTTCTTTGCATTGTTTGTGTCTTTGTTTTTGTTTAGTGTGAATGACAGACTGTTCGATGGTTTGGGGTTGAGCTCTCTAGAGCTGAGTGCTTTAAAGCGCACTGATACACGAGAGCAAATCACAAGTTATATGTTTCTACGCTATCTTGCGTTTATCCCTTCGCTTTTAAGCTTAACTGCGATATCAGTATTTAGAGCTGTTGCTCAGGTTAAGTTAGCTTCAGTACTGTTGTGTGTATGGGCTCTGTTAAGCATGTCGCTGGACTATTTGCTTGTTTTGGGTTTTGAGCTGGGGCCTTTTAAGCAAGAAGCTATGGCTCTGGTGGGTGTTGGCTGGGGGCACCTGATAAGTAATACCTTTATATGTGTTGTGTGTTTTTACTTATTGCTAAGAAAGAAATATCTGGTTTTTTCTGTGCGAAACTTTGGTTCGAACATAAGGGCTGTTTCTTATGTCGCCCTACCATCGTTTCTAACTAATGTAAGCCTCCCCCTTGTATTATCCGTGTTGACCGCTTTAGCTGCACGTTCTGGTGCAAGCTCGGTCGCTAGCTTTGGTTTGGTTTCTCGGTTAGAGCCATTTCTTTTAATAGTACCGATGGTGTTTTCTGTAGCACTGCCTGTATTTGTTGGTCAGAACTGGGCTGCTGGTTTAAAGGCGCGCACTATCAATGTGGTACTAAGCTGCTTGCATTTTGTTTTGTGGTTGCAGCTGGGGCTTGCTTTTGTTCTATATCTTTTTTCTTATCAGCTTAGTGAGCAGTTTGGTACAGAGCTTGATGTTCAAGTTTTAGTACGTTGTTACCTTATTAGTGTGCCCGTCAGCTTGTGTGGTTTGGGGGTTGCCATCGTCTCTAGCTCTGTACTGAATGCGATGGGCCATTCATTTTCAGCTTTCTTGCTTTCTATTGTTAGAGTATTTTTCTGTGTTTTGCCTTCTTCCTTAGCCGGTTATTACTTGGCCGATATGCCGGGTTTATATGCCGGAATAGCCTTTGGTTATATGCTTTCTGGGCTTGTTTCTTATTGTTTTATGAAAAAAATAATGATCGTAACTAGGGAAGATAAAGAACTGTCGTTTTATAAGTTTGCGCTTTAG
- a CDS encoding response regulator transcription factor, protein MSDKASVLVIEDELAILQGLVDLFVFHGYKVDSCMDGAQGLERALAGNYDCILLDVMLPSLDGFSVCNELRKHSREQPIIMLTAKSSEQDIINGLSLGADDYIAKPFSVRELVLRVECILRRTLKKDLDEELDISPLLKLKPKTLSGCLEGKNISFTRREMAILLYLKEACGQAVSRSTLLSEVWGYKKSADIDTRTVDIHMAKLRRKIEPDCKQPIHIITVRGEGYRLCSKESN, encoded by the coding sequence ATGAGCGACAAGGCATCAGTTTTAGTCATAGAAGATGAACTAGCCATCTTGCAAGGCCTCGTTGATCTCTTTGTTTTCCATGGTTACAAGGTTGATTCATGCATGGATGGTGCTCAAGGCCTTGAGCGCGCATTGGCAGGAAACTATGACTGCATTCTACTTGATGTCATGCTGCCTAGCTTAGATGGTTTTAGTGTTTGCAATGAACTACGTAAACACTCACGAGAACAACCTATCATCATGCTGACAGCCAAAAGCTCAGAGCAAGATATCATTAATGGCTTGTCTTTAGGAGCCGATGACTATATCGCCAAGCCATTTTCCGTGCGTGAATTAGTATTGCGAGTGGAATGTATTCTAAGGCGAACCCTTAAAAAAGACCTCGATGAAGAGCTAGACATATCCCCCTTGCTCAAACTCAAACCCAAGACGTTAAGCGGCTGCTTAGAAGGCAAAAATATCAGTTTCACCCGTAGAGAAATGGCCATACTCCTCTATTTAAAAGAGGCATGCGGCCAAGCGGTAAGCCGATCAACACTGCTAAGTGAGGTATGGGGCTATAAAAAATCTGCAGATATAGATACTCGTACTGTCGATATTCACATGGCAAAGCTGCGTAGAAAAATTGAGCCCGACTGTAAACAACCAATACACATTATTACAGTACGTGGTGAAGGCTATCGCCTCTGCAGTAAAGAAAGCAATTAA
- a CDS encoding sensor histidine kinase, with protein MIFLIQRGYKQFQKEEFHKYVWHAQHLIKQVRDDINPILEREENRAYNDYYFYNISDDPRHRQEYLTMSPLSGVPDSNKTPGIIGYFQIDDQGIFSCPALPFEDNQSLLDFTHKLTPDFDEEQIKQSLKLRKKLRALLVDNGLISGPKPFDLGAFPELPSELGASSSPASEPKEYLIQIQPLTLIIAKSGELIFSRQVWKGEAQLSQGFILNPQDFLYDPLQRYLNNSGFQSKALVQIYYKDQILGALSYTPKISEGPSIEFNSYKQNKLPITIFWDELHPALKPIKILISTEAMPLGASASTGIYLVLVIVFLILLGAFIIYQLGIRQIRLNEDRLNFVSSVSHELKTPLTSIIMYADMLRSNMINSNQQRETYYDFIFFEGERLSRLISNILCLSSLRKKDASLRLEYTPVLSAVDLVKSKTRTLIEKSQFELKLLIDKEELENLELLIDVDAFAQIAINLIDNAIKFSTDHCDKNQRKRLVELGFSSEGKDSPRLCFWVRDYGPGVASEDCKHIFDLFYRSGNELTRKTQGTGIGLALVGELVRAMGAKVDHRNRHPGAEFEVCFQYRKQPRI; from the coding sequence ATGATATTTTTAATTCAGCGGGGCTACAAGCAATTCCAAAAGGAAGAGTTTCATAAATATGTATGGCACGCTCAGCATCTAATCAAACAAGTACGTGATGATATTAATCCAATCTTAGAGCGCGAAGAAAACCGTGCTTACAACGATTATTATTTCTATAACATATCTGATGATCCCAGACACAGGCAAGAATACCTAACCATGTCGCCTTTATCTGGCGTTCCCGATTCTAATAAAACACCAGGTATTATTGGCTACTTTCAAATCGATGATCAGGGAATATTTAGCTGCCCCGCTCTACCCTTTGAAGATAATCAAAGCTTGCTCGACTTCACCCATAAGCTCACCCCCGATTTTGATGAAGAGCAGATTAAACAGAGTCTAAAACTTAGAAAGAAACTTCGCGCCTTGCTTGTTGACAACGGCTTAATAAGCGGCCCTAAACCTTTTGATCTAGGTGCTTTTCCGGAACTGCCATCGGAGCTCGGAGCATCGTCATCACCAGCTTCAGAGCCTAAAGAATATCTTATTCAAATACAGCCACTAACGTTAATTATCGCAAAAAGTGGTGAGCTAATATTCTCTCGCCAAGTTTGGAAAGGTGAAGCACAGTTAAGTCAAGGATTTATTTTAAATCCTCAGGACTTTTTATATGATCCGCTTCAGCGGTACCTAAACAACTCAGGTTTTCAAAGCAAAGCTCTTGTACAAATTTACTACAAGGATCAAATATTAGGGGCCCTTAGTTACACCCCCAAAATAAGTGAGGGGCCAAGCATTGAATTCAACTCTTACAAACAAAACAAACTTCCCATCACTATCTTTTGGGATGAGCTTCACCCTGCACTTAAACCAATAAAGATCCTTATATCCACAGAGGCTATGCCCCTTGGAGCCAGTGCTAGCACCGGTATTTATTTAGTCTTGGTTATTGTATTTTTAATATTGTTAGGCGCCTTCATTATTTATCAGCTTGGTATTCGCCAAATACGCTTAAATGAAGATAGGCTCAACTTTGTTTCTTCGGTGAGCCATGAATTAAAAACGCCTTTAACCTCCATTATCATGTACGCCGACATGCTTCGCTCAAACATGATCAACAGCAACCAGCAGCGTGAGACCTATTACGACTTTATTTTTTTCGAAGGGGAAAGACTCTCACGACTTATATCCAACATTCTGTGTTTATCCAGCCTAAGGAAAAAAGACGCAAGCTTAAGATTAGAATACACTCCCGTACTTTCTGCAGTAGATCTAGTTAAATCTAAAACCAGAACACTTATAGAAAAAAGCCAATTTGAACTCAAATTACTTATTGATAAAGAAGAGCTAGAAAACCTAGAGTTATTGATTGATGTAGATGCATTTGCGCAAATTGCTATCAACCTCATTGATAATGCCATTAAATTTTCCACAGATCACTGCGATAAAAACCAAAGAAAAAGGCTGGTTGAACTAGGCTTTTCAAGCGAGGGAAAAGACAGCCCTCGCTTATGTTTCTGGGTACGCGACTACGGGCCAGGTGTTGCAAGTGAAGACTGTAAACACATCTTTGATCTGTTCTATCGATCAGGCAATGAACTCACCAGAAAAACGCAAGGCACGGGTATCGGCCTCGCATTAGTTGGAGAGCTCGTGCGCGCAATGGGCGCTAAAGTCGATCATAGAAACCGACATCCCGGCGCTGAATTCGAAGTCTGTTTTCAATACAGAAAGCAACCGCGTATATAA
- a CDS encoding choice-of-anchor I family protein: protein MNFKLKKIALSAAILAVLTACGGDDGVEGAAGLQGLAGEQGSNGQNGQDGANGVDGKNAENSSIHLSLLGRYQTGEFDESAAEIVSYDAATQQAFVVNANSGMIDVLSLSNPAAPGLVDSLDVAADIAGFISDLEPGDLGAANSVSVASDLVAVAVEANIKQDNGYIALYATDGSFMSAVEAGALPDMVTFTPDGNKILVANEGEPNGDYSVDPEGSITIIDVSGDVLSLSEAQVTHLSFSDFNIGASRAAELDNDVRISAKAASVAQDLEPEYITVNADSTIAWVAMQENNALALLDLSDNSIDTIRGLGYVAHEVLGNELDASNKDGGVNIQNWPVRGLFMPDSIDSYEFNGMTYLVTANEGDAREYMTDAEDETACTDAGGFDFDDGDCLHYLDEIRFADIVEQGASVELDNLELFASDLETLADNSLLGRLKIVADMGVSCENNVFSTTGQPDDSCTYEALYSYGTRSFSIWNGETGALVFNSGSDFERISAQRLGLDGFNASNDENGADDRSDDKGPEPEAIEVAELNGKTYAFIGLERVSALMVYDISNPEAAKFVQFVSTRRHDVDIEALVDEGDFSEAGDLGPESIHFVAASESPNAEPLLLVGNEVSGTTAIFQVDEIVSTSN from the coding sequence ATGAATTTCAAACTTAAAAAAATCGCTTTGAGCGCGGCTATTTTGGCTGTACTGACAGCGTGCGGCGGTGATGATGGTGTAGAGGGCGCTGCAGGACTTCAGGGCTTGGCGGGTGAACAGGGTAGTAATGGCCAGAATGGCCAAGATGGCGCTAATGGTGTTGATGGAAAAAATGCCGAAAACAGCAGCATACATTTAAGTCTACTGGGGCGTTATCAGACGGGCGAATTTGATGAGTCTGCCGCTGAAATCGTTAGTTACGATGCTGCGACACAACAAGCTTTTGTTGTAAATGCCAATTCAGGCATGATTGATGTTCTTAGTCTTAGCAACCCGGCTGCACCTGGTCTTGTTGATTCCTTAGATGTCGCGGCCGATATTGCTGGTTTTATCTCCGATTTAGAGCCCGGTGACTTGGGCGCTGCCAATAGTGTCAGTGTTGCGAGTGATTTAGTTGCTGTAGCGGTAGAGGCAAATATCAAACAAGACAACGGGTATATTGCTTTATATGCTACAGATGGCAGCTTTATGAGCGCCGTTGAAGCTGGTGCATTACCAGATATGGTGACTTTTACTCCGGATGGCAACAAGATTCTAGTTGCTAACGAAGGTGAGCCAAACGGCGATTACAGTGTTGATCCTGAAGGCAGTATTACTATCATTGATGTGAGTGGTGATGTCTTATCACTGAGTGAGGCCCAGGTTACACATCTTTCTTTTTCAGATTTTAATATCGGTGCTAGCCGCGCTGCTGAGCTCGATAACGATGTTCGTATTTCTGCCAAAGCAGCTTCAGTCGCTCAGGATTTAGAGCCCGAATACATCACCGTTAATGCCGATAGCACAATTGCTTGGGTTGCTATGCAAGAAAATAACGCATTAGCTCTATTGGATCTGAGCGATAACAGCATCGATACCATAAGAGGCTTGGGTTATGTGGCCCATGAAGTTCTTGGTAATGAACTTGATGCTAGCAATAAAGACGGTGGTGTGAATATTCAGAACTGGCCTGTTCGTGGGCTATTTATGCCTGATTCAATCGATAGTTATGAATTTAATGGCATGACTTACCTTGTTACTGCTAACGAAGGTGATGCGCGTGAGTATATGACCGATGCAGAAGATGAAACGGCATGTACCGATGCTGGTGGTTTTGATTTTGATGATGGTGATTGCTTGCATTATTTAGATGAAATTCGCTTTGCCGATATTGTTGAGCAGGGGGCAAGTGTTGAGCTCGATAATTTAGAGCTATTTGCATCAGACCTAGAAACCTTAGCTGACAATAGCCTATTGGGGCGTCTTAAGATTGTTGCTGATATGGGGGTAAGTTGTGAAAACAATGTATTTTCTACAACGGGCCAGCCAGATGACAGTTGTACTTATGAAGCGCTTTATAGCTACGGTACTCGTTCATTCTCTATTTGGAATGGAGAGACAGGCGCCTTAGTGTTTAATAGCGGCAGCGACTTTGAGCGTATTAGCGCTCAGCGCCTAGGTCTTGATGGCTTTAATGCAAGTAATGATGAAAATGGCGCTGATGATCGTTCAGACGATAAAGGTCCAGAACCTGAGGCAATAGAGGTTGCTGAGTTGAACGGTAAAACCTATGCCTTTATCGGCCTTGAGCGAGTCAGTGCGCTTATGGTGTATGACATAAGTAATCCTGAAGCGGCTAAATTCGTTCAGTTTGTTTCAACTCGTCGTCATGATGTGGATATTGAAGCCCTCGTTGATGAAGGCGATTTCAGTGAAGCGGGTGACTTGGGGCCCGAGAGTATTCATTTTGTTGCTGCAAGTGAAAGCCCTAATGCAGAGCCCTTACTGTTGGTTGGCAATGAAGTGAGTGGGACAACTGCGATTTTTCAAGTGGATGAAATTGTTAGTACCTCTAATTAA
- a CDS encoding agarase, whose protein sequence is MKSLLKALVLPCAALLCAYSSAQSSEPHTDKVAQIDVDLNVVHSVEGHSQFDRSKYVVMHSAIATPDWVGEEDKLSYLFDELDVYFGRDNGTMVYHATQITEDPKRPGYADPRSIEMLGRRYRESFYGRALRKLHKYEDHLEMMIGGQLNQLWLGNHTGRGGWSFASNDAIGEYMGLFVNEFYRDAKQPSSKGQKRPPYLEVVNEPLYELVDVHGAEPIDTFIFHNEVAKGIRRVNDTVQIGGYTTAFPWFDLDNFERWNERMKLFLDTSGEQMDFFSIHLYDFGYLKRDGGVANFKGGRIEATMDMMEQYELLKLGEIKPFIISEYGGRDHKTEEQAWSSLNDWQTMKSFSPMMLQFMAKPDLIIKAIPFSLPKAEWSGNGGRDYAWRLLRHKDEKEGEKGSDYVFTDIVKFYELWSDVNGTRAASSSDEADLLVDSYIDGKKVYVIIANVERHSQSIELNLKHLEKYRFANVKIKHLYFANGEPTLTESVEKKIPESLTIGAEASLILEYKFQRTIKASEVMSERKYYASSYKQPIKAGQDIEFTIADVNKGLHGEALLRLSFGRAHDLSKKPKVIINGSALVVPDDFSGDDQEFRPQFFNMLEIKVPNELLKKENTVVLNFPDEGGFVTTATMQVFTFSSDLAKP, encoded by the coding sequence GTGAAAAGTCTTCTTAAGGCACTTGTATTGCCTTGTGCCGCATTATTGTGTGCTTATAGTAGTGCTCAGAGTTCAGAGCCGCACACGGATAAGGTGGCTCAAATCGATGTCGATTTAAATGTTGTGCATAGTGTAGAGGGGCATTCTCAGTTTGATCGTAGCAAGTACGTTGTAATGCACTCTGCCATTGCCACGCCCGACTGGGTTGGGGAGGAGGATAAATTATCCTATTTATTTGACGAGCTTGATGTCTATTTTGGTCGTGATAATGGCACCATGGTTTATCACGCAACTCAAATTACCGAAGACCCAAAGCGTCCAGGCTATGCTGATCCCAGAAGTATTGAGATGCTTGGAAGGCGTTACCGTGAATCTTTTTATGGGCGTGCGCTTAGAAAGTTGCACAAGTATGAAGACCATCTGGAGATGATGATTGGCGGCCAGTTAAATCAGCTTTGGTTGGGTAATCATACTGGTCGTGGTGGCTGGAGCTTTGCAAGCAACGATGCTATTGGTGAGTACATGGGGCTTTTTGTTAATGAGTTCTATCGCGATGCAAAACAGCCGTCTTCTAAAGGCCAAAAGCGGCCGCCTTATCTCGAGGTTGTGAATGAACCTTTATATGAGCTGGTAGATGTTCACGGTGCTGAACCTATTGATACATTTATTTTTCATAATGAGGTCGCTAAAGGCATTAGAAGGGTTAACGATACGGTTCAAATAGGTGGTTATACCACGGCCTTTCCTTGGTTTGACCTTGATAACTTTGAGCGCTGGAATGAGCGTATGAAGTTGTTTTTAGATACCAGTGGCGAGCAGATGGATTTTTTCTCTATTCATCTGTATGACTTTGGTTATTTAAAGCGTGATGGCGGTGTTGCTAACTTTAAAGGTGGTCGTATTGAAGCCACCATGGATATGATGGAGCAATACGAGTTATTAAAGTTAGGTGAAATTAAGCCTTTTATTATTTCTGAGTACGGCGGTCGGGACCATAAAACCGAAGAGCAGGCGTGGTCATCGCTTAATGATTGGCAAACAATGAAGTCCTTTAGCCCAATGATGCTGCAGTTTATGGCTAAGCCCGACCTAATCATTAAAGCGATCCCTTTTAGCTTGCCTAAGGCAGAGTGGAGCGGCAATGGTGGTCGTGATTATGCTTGGCGTTTATTAAGGCACAAGGATGAAAAAGAGGGTGAAAAAGGCAGTGATTATGTATTTACTGATATTGTTAAGTTCTACGAACTTTGGTCCGATGTAAACGGCACTCGTGCCGCATCATCTTCTGATGAAGCAGATCTCCTAGTTGATAGTTATATTGACGGGAAAAAAGTCTATGTAATTATTGCCAATGTTGAAAGGCATTCGCAAAGCATTGAACTAAATCTTAAGCATCTAGAGAAATACAGGTTTGCAAATGTGAAGATTAAGCATTTATATTTTGCGAATGGTGAGCCGACTTTAACGGAGTCTGTAGAGAAAAAAATACCTGAGTCACTCACTATTGGAGCTGAAGCCAGCTTAATACTTGAATATAAGTTTCAGCGTACTATTAAAGCCAGTGAGGTTATGTCAGAGCGTAAATATTACGCTTCTAGCTATAAGCAGCCGATTAAAGCCGGACAAGATATTGAATTTACCATTGCCGATGTTAATAAGGGGCTTCATGGCGAAGCACTTCTTCGTTTAAGTTTTGGCCGCGCTCATGATTTGTCGAAAAAGCCCAAAGTTATTATCAATGGCAGTGCCTTAGTCGTACCAGATGATTTTTCTGGCGATGATCAAGAGTTTCGACCACAGTTTTTTAATATGCTCGAAATAAAAGTACCTAACGAACTACTTAAAAAAGAAAACACGGTTGTTTTGAACTTCCCTGATGAGGGTGGTTTTGTAACTACGGCAACTATGCAGGTATTTACATTTAGCTCGGATCTAGCCAAGCCTTAG